In Caldicellulosiruptor obsidiansis OB47, a single window of DNA contains:
- a CDS encoding YgiQ family radical SAM protein has product MAFLPICREDMKKRGWDELDFVFVCGDAYVDHPSFGHAIISRIIEDYGFRIGIIPQPDWKDSKSITVLGRPRIAFLVSAGNLDSMVAHYTSFKKPRSEDYYSPGMKRGKRPNRATIVYCNLIRREYGDIPIIIGGIEASLRRFAHYDYWSDKVRASILIDSSADLLIYGMGEKPLFEILPRLKKGENIKEIRDVQGTCYVTKDIQHLEGKDYIIIDSYEKVKEDKMAYARAFAIQYREQNPYTGKIIVQPHKNLYVVQNPPAKPLTVEEMDYVYSLPYERNYHPIYEKEGGIKALEEVKFSIVSHRGCFGGCNFCALHFHQGRIIQKRSQKSILEEVKKLTKLPDFKGYIHDVGGPTANFRNSACSLQFERGACKNRQCLFPQPCKNLEVDHSEYFELLEKIRKIKGVKKVFIRSGIRYDYLLLDKNYRKFLEKLCMYYISGQLKIAPEHISNNVLKYMGKPPKEVYEKFVREYFETNKRLNKKQYIIPYLMSGHPGTTLEDAIELAVFLKRNGFVPEQVQDFYPTPGTVSTTMYYTELDPFTLEKVYVPKTLKEKMMQRALLHFHNPKNYDLVYEALKIAKREDLIGYGKDCLIPPKPEDGGNKSVSKDNRRKKNSARNKK; this is encoded by the coding sequence TGCGTATGTTGACCATCCATCTTTTGGCCATGCAATAATATCACGAATAATAGAAGATTATGGTTTTAGAATTGGAATAATTCCTCAACCTGACTGGAAAGACTCAAAAAGCATAACAGTGTTGGGAAGACCGCGGATTGCTTTTTTGGTATCGGCAGGGAACCTTGACTCCATGGTTGCACATTACACTTCATTTAAAAAACCACGGAGCGAGGATTATTATTCGCCTGGTATGAAAAGGGGAAAAAGACCAAACAGAGCAACAATTGTTTATTGTAATTTGATAAGAAGAGAGTATGGTGATATTCCCATCATAATTGGCGGTATAGAGGCTTCTTTGCGAAGGTTTGCTCATTATGATTACTGGTCGGATAAAGTGAGAGCTTCGATATTAATAGACAGCAGTGCTGACCTTTTGATATACGGAATGGGTGAAAAGCCATTGTTTGAGATTCTACCAAGGCTCAAAAAAGGAGAGAACATAAAAGAGATAAGAGATGTTCAAGGGACGTGTTATGTAACAAAGGATATTCAGCATCTTGAGGGAAAAGACTACATCATCATTGACAGCTATGAAAAAGTGAAAGAAGACAAGATGGCGTATGCCCGTGCTTTTGCTATTCAGTACAGGGAACAAAACCCGTACACAGGAAAGATAATTGTTCAGCCACATAAAAATTTATATGTGGTTCAAAATCCGCCAGCAAAGCCTTTGACAGTGGAAGAGATGGACTATGTTTATTCTCTGCCATATGAGCGAAACTATCATCCCATTTATGAAAAAGAAGGCGGTATAAAAGCACTGGAAGAGGTCAAGTTCAGCATTGTATCTCACAGAGGGTGCTTTGGAGGCTGTAATTTCTGTGCTCTTCACTTTCATCAGGGAAGGATCATTCAAAAAAGGAGCCAGAAGTCAATCTTAGAGGAAGTAAAAAAGCTAACAAAACTTCCCGATTTTAAGGGATATATTCACGATGTTGGTGGACCTACTGCAAATTTCAGAAATTCTGCGTGCAGTCTCCAATTTGAAAGAGGTGCTTGCAAAAATAGGCAGTGTCTTTTTCCACAGCCGTGCAAAAATTTGGAAGTTGACCACAGCGAATATTTTGAACTTTTAGAGAAGATAAGAAAGATAAAAGGTGTGAAGAAGGTATTTATAAGGTCGGGGATAAGGTATGACTACCTTTTACTTGACAAAAACTACAGAAAGTTTTTGGAAAAGCTCTGCATGTACTATATTTCTGGTCAGTTAAAAATAGCACCTGAACATATCTCCAATAATGTGTTAAAATATATGGGTAAGCCTCCTAAAGAGGTGTATGAAAAGTTTGTGAGAGAATATTTTGAGACAAATAAAAGACTGAATAAAAAACAGTATATCATTCCTTATCTTATGTCAGGACATCCGGGAACAACCCTTGAAGATGCAATTGAGCTTGCAGTGTTTCTAAAAAGAAATGGGTTTGTACCAGAACAAGTTCAGGACTTTTATCCAACACCCGGAACTGTATCAACTACAATGTATTACACCGAATTAGATCCATTTACCTTAGAAAAGGTCTATGTTCCAAAGACATTAAAAGAAAAGATGATGCAAAGAGCTCTTTTGCATTTTCACAACCCAAAAAATTATGATTTAGTGTATGAGGCTTTGAAGATAGCAAAAAGAGAAGATTTGATAGGATATGGTAAAGATTGCTTGATTCCACCAAAACCAGAAGATGGAGGTAATAAAAGTGTCAGCAAAGATAATAGACGGAAAAAAAATAGCGCAAGAAATAAAAAATGA